A window of the Cicer arietinum cultivar CDC Frontier isolate Library 1 chromosome 6, Cicar.CDCFrontier_v2.0, whole genome shotgun sequence genome harbors these coding sequences:
- the LOC101507625 gene encoding probable protein S-acyltransferase 14, whose amino-acid sequence MHRSGATMAWNVFKFCTALRGLGSIMILLVLGVVGVTYYAVVVSNYVPALYNGGFDFLIAILVLILFHTLLVMLLWSYFSVVFIDPGSVPPNWRPTIDEETGEADPLVGSEFSNVQCDPSNQRIRYCRKCNQLKPPRCHHCSVCGRCVLKMDHHCVWVVNCVGALNYKYFLLFLFYTFLETTLVTASLLPHFIAFFSDGEIPGTPGSLATTFLAFVLNLAFALSVLGFLIMHISLVAANTTTIEAYEKKTTPKWRYDLGRRKNFEQVYFFDXXXXXXXAYSEEDIRRMPALQGLEYPSKPDFDSQ is encoded by the exons aTGCATAGATCTGGAGCTACGATGGCTTGGAACGTGTTCAAGTTCTGCACAGCTTTACGAGGACTTGGTTCGATTATGATTCTTTTGGTTCTTGGTGTTGTTGGTGTTACTTATTATGCTGTTGTTGTTTCGAATTATGTTCCTGCTTTGTATAATGGAGGGTTTGATTTTCTTATTGCCATCTTGGTCTTGATCTTGTTTCATACTTTG TTGGTTATGTTATTGTGGAGTTATTTTTCTGTTGTTTTTATCGATCCGGGAAGTGTACCTCCGAACTGGAGGCCTACAATTGATGAGGAGACAGGAGAGGCTGACCCATTAGTTGGGTCAGAATTCAGTAACGTGCAGTGTGATCCGTCCAATCAACGGATCCGGTATTGTAGAAAGTGCAACCAACTCAAGCCACCTCGATGTCATCATTGTTCAGTTT GTGGACGATGTGTGTTGAAGATGGACCACCATTGTGTGTGGGTAGTTAATTGTGTCGGGGCTCTAAATTACaagtatttccttcttttcTTG TTCTACACTTTCCTCGAGACAACTCTAGTGACTGCATCCTTACTGCCGCATTTCATAGCATTCTTTAGTGATGGAGAGATTCCCGGAACACCTGGCTCTCTTGCTACAACTTTTCTTGCTTTTG TTTTGAACCTGGCTTTCGCATTGAGTGTATTGGGATTTCTTATCATGCATATATCATTGGTGGCTGCCAATACGACCACTATTGAG GCATATGAGAAGAAAACTACTCCAAAATGGCGTTATGACTTAGGCCGTCGGAAAAATTTTGAACAGGT TTACTTCTTTGATNNNNNNNNNNNNNNNNNNNNTGCTTATTCAGAAGAAGATATACGAAGGATGCCGGCTCTTCAAGGTCTTGAGTATCCATCTAAACCCGACTTTGATTCCCAATAG